A region from the Malus domestica chromosome 07, GDT2T_hap1 genome encodes:
- the LOC108173670 gene encoding probable inactive purple acid phosphatase 27 — protein MKSSALPSPAKDFGWHDPGFIHTVVMRGLKPSSSFSYRYGSDSVGWSDQIQFRTPPAGGSDELKFLAFGDMGKAPRDYSAMHYIQPGSLSVIQAVADEINSGNVDSIFHIGDISYATGFLLAYRL, from the exons ATGAAAA GTTCTGCTCTACCAAGTCCAGCCAAGGACTTCGGCTGGCATGATCCAGGCTTCATTCACACGGTAGTAATGAGAGGACTTAAGCCTTCATCTAGTTTCTCTTATAGATACGGAAG CGATTCAGTTGGTTGGAGTGATCAAATCCAATTCCGAACCCCACCAGCAGGAGGATCTGATGAACTCAAATTTCTTGCATTTGGCGACATGGGAAAGGCTCCTCGTGATTATTCGGCAATGCATTACATTCAG CCAGGATCTCTTTCAGTGATTCAAGCCGTGGCCGATGAAATAAATTCCGGGAATGTAGACTCTATCTTCCACATTGGAGACATTAGCTATGCCACAGGATTTTTGTTAGCATACAGACTATGA
- the LOC103438540 gene encoding uncharacterized protein, with the protein MMIQINKQPVLLPPPPPQGCLTTAAIPTRAARNLLVLNAPTRSTTIPTTISMARQVRHSVLPIIPMMKRRGRRAMAASDSVSAAAVVDVDMGIRRKKNNKNNKVFKAYGDPCLDLFFNVTQRPGDYSEEQQETEKEYHTKMFNYLRQQLPLAWSHDPLTTLKLIFNLSSCGIDGSKWYSEAFEFAAVWLHHNHPNTLLRNFGSLADSFGPLFTLLDVLYGILVPPQDQLDHTLEELLQRENPNSHADRYAHDPTYRLLHDRGMDAFAERLKSDLEKLKQNKLELKPCDYDDDVDDDTDYNAKRGSLDAYAYHDLLVSLAIDCLLTGNPWEAHKGRSISLEESTARRLLTPESDVSREWERLRKEVLAPLKNYSSRQSRFGRWERCEVKKYLEEVKAATTIIKPDALLPYDILRYLEDGNVGEAAELQWKAMVQKVKEGGKFKNCWAVCDNGWCQSWSLSLGLLVYELSEEPWNRKVMNFSLPDSRCKFIPPIHFLPQLHSIQGLDDVKSKFSFLTRMERRMDISSICIDIQMVFDAILEVVVKENLKPEQMIKKLFLFTDCAGYDWKGYENLYEAVRSMFGDKGYGDDAVPHIVFWDFWWGYRSPSFDFPHRGVTVLRGYSENLVKSFLDNGGDFRPHHLMEVAIADKEYQTLAVVD; encoded by the coding sequence ATGATGATTCAGATCAATAAACAGCCAGTGCTCCTGCCTCCGCCGCCGCCGCAAGGGTGTTTGACGACGGCTGCTATTCCGACAAGAGCAGCCCGAAACCTCCTTGTCCTCAACGCACCCACAAGGTCAACAACAATTCCGACAACTATTTCAATGGCTCGTCAAGTCCGACATTCGGTCCTCCCAATAATCCCGATGatgaaaagaagaggaagaagagcaaTGGCGGCTTCCGATTCGGTTTCGGCTGCTGCTGTTGTCGACGTGGATATGgggattcggaggaagaagaataacAAGAATAACAAGGTTTTTAAGGCGTACGGCGACCCCTGCCTCGATCTGTTTTTCAACGTCACACAACGACCCGGCGATTACAGCGAGGAGCAGCAGGAGACGGAGAAGGAGTATCACACCAAAATGTTTAACTATCTGCGGCAACAGCTCCCCTTGGCCTGGTCCCACGATCCTCTCACCACTCTCAAGCTCATCTTCAACCTCTCTTCCTGCGGTATCGACGGATCGAAATGGTacagtgaagcttttgaattcGCAGCTGTTTGGCTCCACCACAACCACCCCAACACTCTGTTACGCAACTTCGGCTCTCTTGCCGACTCCTTCGGTCCTTTGTTCACCCTGCTCGACGTTCTGTACGGCATCCTCGTTCCTCCTCAGGATCAGCTGGATCACACACTGGAGGAGTTACTCCAACGCGAGAATCCGAATTCTCATGCTGATCGGTACGCCCACGACCCGACTTACAGGCTTTTGCACGACCGGGGTATGGATGCTTTTGCGGAGCGGTTGAAGTCCGATCTTGAAAAATTGAAGCAGAACAAGCTCGAGCTCAAGCCGTGTGATTATGATGACGATGTTGACGATGATACCGACTACAATGCTAAACGCGGTTCTCTTGATGCTTATGCTTATCATGATCTTCTCGTTTCTTTGGCAATAGATTGTTTGCTTACAGGGAACCCTTGGGAGGCACATAAGGGGCGCTCCATTTCGCTGGAAGAAAGCACTGCGAGGAGGCTTCTCACCCCCGAATCAGATGTATCGCGGGAGTGGGAGCGGCTGAGGAAGGAGGTTTTGGCGCCCTTGAAAAACTACTCTAGTCGTCAAAGTCGGTTTGGCAGGTGGGAGCGCTGCGAGGTGAAGAAGTACTTGGAGGAGGTGAAAGCAGCAACAACAATTATAAAGCCCGACGCTTTACTTCCATATGACATCCTACGCTATCTGGAAGATGGTAATGTTGGGGAAGCGGCAGAGCTTCAATGGAAGGCAATGGTGCAAAAGGTCAAGGAGGGCGGCAAATTCAAAAACTGCTGGGCTGTATGTGACAACGGCTGGTGCCAGTCATGGAGTTTGAGTTTGGGACTTTTGGTGTATGAACTGAGTGAAGAGCCATGGAACCGAAAAGTGATGAATTTCAGTCTGCCTGATTCCCGCTGTAAGTTTATTCCGCCCATTCATTTTTTGCCCCAGCTGCATTCCATTCAGGGCCTCGACGATGTTAAGTCCAAGTTCTCCTTTCTGACGAGAATGGAGAGGAGAATGGACATAAGCAGCATATGTATTGATATACAAATGGTGTTTGATGCGATCTTGGAAGTTGTTGTCAAGGAGAATTTGAAGCCAGAGCAGATGATCAAGAAGCTGTTTCTGTTCACCGACTGCGCAGGCTATGATTGGAAGGGTTACGAGAATCTGTATGAGGCCGTACGGAGCATGTTCGGGGACAAGGGGTATGGGGATGATGCGGTGCCACACATTgtgttttgggatttttggtggGGGTATCGTTCTCCATCCTTTGATTTTCCTCATAGAGGGGTGACGGTGTTGCGTGGCTACTCCGAAAATTTGGTCAAATCCTTCCTGGACAATGGTGGGGATTTTCGCCCTCACCATCTCATGGAAGTAGCCATTGCCGACAAAGAATATCAAACTCTTGCTGTAGTCGACTGA